A genomic region of Mesobacillus jeotgali contains the following coding sequences:
- a CDS encoding YheE family protein, with amino-acid sequence MITHFQFKSLFENKDMPGWHFSFYFKKQKFTGIYHQNGDIEWTSEEPSDEHIHPLKEQIHELMLFHVYDK; translated from the coding sequence TTGATTACTCATTTTCAATTCAAATCATTATTTGAAAATAAGGATATGCCCGGCTGGCATTTTTCATTTTATTTTAAAAAGCAGAAGTTTACGGGAATCTATCATCAAAACGGGGATATTGAGTGGACCTCTGAGGAGCCATCCGACGAGCATATCCATCCGTTGAAAGAACAAATCCACGAGCTGATGCTCTTCCATGTATATGACAAATAA